One Megalopta genalis isolate 19385.01 chromosome 5, iyMegGena1_principal, whole genome shotgun sequence DNA window includes the following coding sequences:
- the LOC117223084 gene encoding uncharacterized protein LOC117223084: MSSRNCCVPNCKSNYLVPNHHFPKNVLINEMWKEAVCSPVINALTVQERTKYKVCHLHFPEKAYMCSGQRRRLKLDSVPSKNIPNAPLIEASCEPLANTSNIKLNVSCIKQDGTEIETSCEPLESMSHTQSNIKSNVSYIKEDDKEIKASYEPLANTSNIKSNVSCIKEDNTEIEASSELIPDTCSTQSKGINIKKRKRNVLSPVTRQRNLSPIIKKFYQNSKSLTSKWKNTTFTSQVNIARKKIFSLYG, from the coding sequence ATGTCATCAAGAAATTGTTGTGTACCAAATTGCAAGTCCAATTATTTGGTACCAAATCACCATTTTCCCAAGAATGTACTCATAAATGAAATGTGGAAAGAAGCAGTGTGCTCACCTGTTATTAATGCACTAACAGTACAAGAAAGAACAAAATATAAAGTATGCCACTTGCACTTTCCTGAAAAGGCATATATGTGCTCTGGTCAAAGACGACGATTGAAGTTAGATTCTGTACCAAGTAAAAATATTCCAAATGCGCCATTAATAGAAGCCTCCTGTGAACCATTAGCAAATACAAGTAATATAAAACTAAATGTTTCATGTATAAAGCAAGATGGTACAGAGATTGAAACCTCCTGTGAACCATTAGAAAGTATGAGTCACACACAAAGTAACataaaatcaaatgtttcatatATAAAGGAAGATGATAAAGAGATTAAAGCCTCCTATGAACCATTAGCAAATACAAGtaatataaaatcaaatgtttcatgTATAAAGGAAGATAATACAGAGATTGAAGCCTCTTCTGAACTAATACCAGACACATGTAGCACACAAAGTAAAGggattaatattaaaaaaagaaaaaggaatgtCTTAAGCCCTGTTACAAGACAAAGAAATTTATCACCTATCATAAagaaattttatcaaaattcaAAGAGTTTGACATCAAAATGGAAAAACACTACCTTCACATCACAAGTGAATATTGCAAGAAAGAAGATATTCTCCTTGTATGGATAA